The proteins below come from a single Saccharopolyspora sp. SCSIO 74807 genomic window:
- a CDS encoding ATP-binding protein: protein MTALGYTALIIGVLAIGVAAGFLAARATSHRTPRRPAGPTVADLLQRLVHATDNGIVVLNRFGDVVLHNPRADELGFVRDNQADVRARTAAGQALESGEPVAVDLSPVNRSLRGRGPAAVHGEVRPLGDGFTVIDAGDESDAVRLEATRRDFVANVSHELKTPVGALALLAEAVLDAADDPEEVRRFSTKILHESTRLGTLVSELIALSRLQGAERLPELTTVEVDAVIEEALGRSRVAAESAGIEIAVDEPTGLLLDGDSTLLVTALSNLIDNAVSYSPHGSPVSISRRMAGEFVEIAVTDRGIGIEPQHQQRVFERFFRVDPARSRATGGTGLGLAIVKHVAANHGGEVKLWSRPGTGSTFTLRIPRHGAGQEEAEPGAAGEQEQPADEDEQGHDRHATADRDRGADRAVTDSGSTTVETGGVR from the coding sequence ATACCGCCCTGATCATCGGCGTGCTTGCGATCGGTGTGGCGGCCGGCTTCCTGGCCGCGCGGGCGACGAGTCACCGCACCCCCAGGAGGCCGGCGGGGCCGACCGTCGCCGACTTGCTGCAGCGGCTGGTGCACGCCACCGACAACGGCATCGTCGTGCTGAACCGCTTCGGCGACGTCGTGCTGCACAACCCGCGCGCCGACGAACTCGGCTTCGTACGGGACAACCAGGCCGACGTCCGCGCGCGCACGGCCGCCGGGCAGGCGCTGGAATCCGGGGAACCGGTCGCGGTGGACCTCTCCCCGGTCAACCGCTCGCTGCGCGGGCGGGGGCCCGCGGCGGTGCACGGCGAGGTCCGCCCGCTCGGCGACGGATTCACCGTGATCGACGCGGGCGACGAGTCCGACGCGGTGCGGCTGGAGGCGACCCGCCGGGACTTCGTGGCCAACGTTTCGCACGAGCTGAAAACTCCCGTTGGCGCGCTCGCGCTGCTGGCGGAGGCGGTGCTGGACGCGGCCGACGACCCCGAAGAGGTGCGCCGCTTCTCCACCAAGATCCTGCACGAGTCGACCCGGCTGGGAACCCTGGTCTCCGAGCTGATCGCGCTGTCCCGGTTGCAGGGCGCGGAACGGCTGCCGGAGCTGACCACCGTCGAGGTCGACGCGGTGATCGAGGAAGCGCTCGGCCGCTCCCGGGTCGCCGCGGAGTCCGCGGGCATCGAGATCGCCGTGGACGAGCCGACCGGCCTGCTGCTGGACGGCGACAGCACGTTGCTGGTCACCGCGCTGAGCAACCTGATCGACAACGCGGTGTCGTACTCCCCGCACGGTTCGCCGGTCTCGATCAGCCGCCGGATGGCGGGCGAGTTCGTCGAGATCGCGGTGACCGACCGGGGCATCGGCATCGAACCGCAGCACCAGCAGCGCGTGTTCGAGCGCTTCTTCCGGGTCGACCCGGCTCGCTCGCGCGCAACCGGCGGCACCGGGCTGGGGCTGGCCATCGTCAAGCACGTGGCCGCCAACCACGGCGGCGAGGTGAAGCTGTGGAGCAGGCCCGGCACCGGCTCCACGTTCACGCTCCGCATTCCGCGGCACGGCGCCGGGCAGGAGGAGGCCGAACCCGGCGCAGCCGGTGAGCAGGAGCAACCCGCGGACGAGGACGAACAGGGGCACGACCGGCACGCAACGGCGGATCGGGACCGCGGTGCGGACCGGGCCGTGACCGACAGCGGGAGTACGACCGTCGAAACGGGAGGAGTCCGGTGA
- a CDS encoding response regulator transcription factor produces MTRVLIVEDEESFADPLAFMLRKEGFTAAVAPTGQEALDEFDRNGADIVLLDLMLPGMSGTDVCKQLRQRSAVPVIMVTARDSEIDKVVGLELGADDYVTKPYSARELIARVRAVLRRGGEAEELLPQALEAGPVRMDVERHVVTVAGEEISLPLKEFDLLEYLLRNVGRVLTRGQLIDRVWGADYVGDTKTLDVHVKRLRSKLEPDPAEPQYLVTVRGLGYKFEV; encoded by the coding sequence GTGACCAGGGTGCTGATCGTGGAGGACGAGGAGTCCTTCGCCGACCCACTGGCGTTCATGCTGCGCAAGGAGGGATTCACCGCGGCGGTCGCGCCGACCGGCCAGGAGGCGCTGGACGAGTTCGACCGCAACGGCGCGGACATCGTGCTGCTGGACCTGATGCTGCCCGGCATGAGCGGCACCGACGTGTGCAAGCAGTTGCGGCAGCGCTCCGCGGTGCCGGTGATCATGGTCACCGCCCGGGACAGCGAGATCGACAAGGTGGTCGGCCTGGAGCTCGGCGCCGACGACTACGTCACCAAGCCGTACTCGGCGCGGGAGCTGATCGCGCGGGTGCGCGCGGTGCTGCGCCGCGGCGGTGAGGCCGAGGAGCTGCTGCCGCAGGCCCTCGAGGCCGGGCCGGTGCGGATGGACGTGGAGCGGCACGTCGTCACGGTCGCGGGCGAGGAGATCAGCCTGCCGCTCAAGGAGTTCGACCTGCTGGAGTACCTGCTGCGCAACGTGGGCCGGGTGCTCACCCGCGGCCAGCTGATCGACCGGGTGTGGGGTGCGGACTACGTCGGCGACACCAAGACCCTCGACGTGCACGTCAAGCGACTGCGTTCCAAGTTGGAACCGGACCCTGCGGAACCGCAGTACCTGGTCACCGTGCGTGGCCTCGGTTACAAGTTCGAGGTGTGA